The following are encoded together in the Bacteroidota bacterium genome:
- a CDS encoding DapH/DapD/GlmU-related protein, with protein sequence MKSSKKSTRKTLRTTATYKVHPNVAIGRNAVIEDYVIIGVPPRGKKSGELPTTIGNNAVIRSHTVIYAGNTIGDNFQTGHHVLLREENRIGDNVSIGTSSVVEHHVTIGSNVRIHTSAFVPETSILEDGCWLGPHVVITNALYPLSPNVKKELKGAIVKKNAKVGANATLLPGVTIGENALVGAGSVVTKDIPPNSVVAGNPARTINKISNLPYKKVQ encoded by the coding sequence TTGAAATCATCGAAAAAATCTACGCGCAAAACGCTTAGAACTACTGCGACCTACAAGGTTCATCCCAACGTCGCTATCGGCCGGAACGCGGTGATCGAAGACTACGTCATCATCGGCGTCCCTCCGCGGGGGAAGAAATCCGGGGAACTGCCGACGACGATCGGGAACAATGCGGTCATCCGCTCTCACACGGTGATCTATGCGGGAAATACCATCGGGGATAATTTCCAGACCGGACATCACGTGCTGCTGCGCGAAGAGAATCGTATCGGGGACAATGTCAGCATCGGAACCTCGTCGGTGGTCGAACATCACGTGACGATCGGCTCAAACGTGCGCATCCACACCAGCGCCTTCGTGCCGGAGACATCGATTCTCGAGGATGGATGCTGGCTTGGACCTCATGTGGTCATCACCAATGCACTCTATCCTCTCTCTCCGAATGTCAAAAAAGAGTTAAAAGGAGCGATCGTCAAGAAGAACGCAAAGGTCGGGGCAAATGCGACGCTCCTCCCGGGGGTGACGATCGGGGAAAATGCTCTGGTCGGCGCTGGTTCGGTGGTCACAAAAGATATTCCCCCGAACAGCGTCGTCGCCGGGAACCCCGCCAGGACCATCAATAAAATATCCAATCTCCCGTATAAGAAAGTGCAATGA
- a CDS encoding DegT/DnrJ/EryC1/StrS family aminotransferase — protein MNIPLVDLKSQYLSIKTEIDNAIQGVLNQTDFIGGSAIKSFEKSFAEFCGMKYAVGVGNGTDAIHLALRACGIGSGDEVITAVNIFIATSEAITAAGAKPVFVDNDPSTYTIDATRIEEKITPKTKAIIPIHLYGQPADMEPIQQIAKKHNLIVIEDAAQAHGATYNGTKVGNFGKAACFSFYPGKNLGAYGDAGAVATNDEKFAEHVRMLANHGRLEKYEHKIEGYNSRLDTLQAAILNVKLRYLGEWVKRRQLHASHFDRLLRGHDIVSIPAVRKNSTHAYHLYVVRVNNREKVRAHLKEKGIATGIHYPIPLHQQPAYRYLNYRTGDFPVAERYAPQILSIPLYPELTDAQVEYVAAALIEACKTNP, from the coding sequence ATGAATATTCCTCTCGTAGACTTAAAGAGCCAGTACCTTTCCATCAAAACCGAAATTGACAATGCCATTCAAGGCGTGCTTAATCAGACCGATTTCATCGGCGGCAGCGCCATCAAGTCATTTGAAAAGTCGTTTGCAGAATTCTGCGGGATGAAATACGCGGTCGGGGTGGGCAACGGAACGGACGCGATCCACCTGGCGCTCCGGGCCTGCGGCATCGGAAGCGGCGACGAGGTCATCACGGCGGTGAATATTTTCATCGCCACCTCCGAAGCCATCACGGCAGCCGGCGCGAAGCCGGTCTTTGTCGACAACGATCCGTCGACATATACGATCGACGCGACAAGGATCGAGGAGAAGATCACTCCGAAGACTAAAGCGATCATCCCCATCCATCTTTACGGCCAGCCGGCCGACATGGAACCGATCCAGCAGATCGCAAAAAAGCATAACCTCATCGTCATTGAGGACGCGGCACAGGCGCATGGAGCGACATACAACGGAACGAAGGTTGGAAATTTCGGAAAGGCGGCCTGTTTTAGTTTCTATCCCGGAAAAAATCTCGGAGCGTACGGCGACGCGGGGGCCGTCGCAACGAACGATGAGAAATTCGCCGAGCATGTCAGAATGCTGGCCAACCACGGGCGCCTGGAAAAATACGAGCACAAGATAGAGGGGTACAACAGCCGGCTCGACACGCTCCAGGCGGCGATCCTCAACGTCAAGCTTCGCTATCTCGGTGAATGGGTCAAGCGGCGGCAACTTCACGCTTCACATTTTGATCGATTGCTGCGCGGTCACGATATTGTCTCGATACCGGCGGTCAGGAAAAACTCGACTCACGCCTACCATCTTTATGTTGTGCGGGTCAATAATCGCGAAAAGGTCCGCGCTCATCTCAAGGAAAAGGGAATCGCCACCGGCATCCATTATCCGATTCCTCTTCACCAGCAGCCTGCATACCGTTACCTGAATTATCGAACTGGCGACTTCCCCGTCGCCGAACGCTACGCGCCCCAGATTCTCAGCATTCCGCTTTACCCCGAGCTTACCGATGCTCAGGTTGAATATGTCGCCGCCGCGCTGATCGAAGCGTGCAAAACCAACCCGTGA
- a CDS encoding glycosyltransferase, whose amino-acid sequence MKSGSKDLLKHKDIVLVTLSEWDGPRRIRHHLANEFAKQGNRVLFVEAFYSLSKFIKNPDISKFFRFLRAPREIRKNLFILSVIPFLPLGEFSSIVSRINWTAARFFMRRKMKGLGFRDPLLIIFAYNASSIVGHMDEHLSLYFCNDAFDKLYNQASLRHKVVSLERTLIRKADAVITVSEKLTEEKSPYAKRISTVHHGVDYPLFEEALGSGEIPEELSTIKKPIVGYSGVVRHIIDLDLLEYVASSRPEWSIVIVGPVTESDRQYYEKVDALKRRGNVHFLGAKPSDKVPSYIGQFDVCLLPYTLDEVSTYYAAPLKFYEYLAAGKPVVSTVGPKGKEESIVLNATTKESFLAAVEKAFSLTSAQHVHARKEEARRNSWEERVREIEEFIGTV is encoded by the coding sequence ATGAAGAGCGGGTCAAAAGATCTTCTCAAACATAAGGACATTGTCCTCGTCACGCTTTCGGAATGGGATGGACCGCGGCGCATCCGCCATCACCTTGCAAATGAATTCGCTAAACAGGGGAATCGGGTCCTTTTCGTCGAAGCGTTTTACTCGCTCTCAAAATTCATTAAGAATCCCGACATCTCGAAGTTCTTCCGGTTTCTTCGCGCCCCCCGGGAAATAAGAAAGAATCTATTTATCCTCTCCGTCATTCCATTTCTGCCGTTAGGCGAATTCAGTTCGATCGTCAGCCGGATCAACTGGACTGCCGCGCGATTCTTCATGCGGCGGAAGATGAAGGGTCTCGGGTTCCGAGATCCGCTGCTCATCATCTTCGCCTATAATGCAAGCTCGATCGTCGGACACATGGACGAACATCTTTCGCTGTACTTTTGCAATGATGCCTTCGACAAATTGTATAATCAAGCATCGCTCCGGCACAAAGTCGTCTCGCTGGAACGGACGCTCATAAGAAAAGCCGATGCTGTCATCACCGTTTCGGAAAAATTGACGGAAGAAAAATCGCCGTATGCTAAAAGAATCTCCACGGTGCATCATGGCGTTGATTACCCCCTTTTCGAGGAAGCGCTCGGCAGCGGAGAAATTCCGGAAGAGTTGTCAACGATCAAAAAACCAATCGTCGGATATTCGGGAGTTGTACGCCACATCATCGACCTCGACCTGCTCGAGTACGTCGCCTCCTCCCGTCCGGAGTGGTCGATCGTTATCGTCGGCCCGGTGACCGAAAGCGACAGGCAATACTATGAAAAAGTAGATGCACTGAAAAGAAGGGGGAACGTTCACTTCCTGGGGGCGAAACCTTCTGATAAGGTCCCCAGTTACATCGGTCAATTCGATGTCTGCCTCCTTCCGTATACACTGGACGAAGTTTCAACGTACTATGCGGCGCCGCTAAAATTCTATGAATATCTAGCTGCGGGGAAGCCGGTCGTGTCGACGGTCGGTCCAAAAGGGAAGGAAGAATCTATCGTCCTTAACGCAACGACCAAAGAGTCGTTCCTCGCCGCGGTCGAGAAGGCATTCTCGTTGACCTCGGCACAGCATGTTCACGCAAGAAAAGAAGAAGCAAGACGGAACAGCTGGGAAGAACGGGTTCGCGAGATAGAAGAATTTATTGGGACAGTGTGA